GCCCGACCGGCACCACCGTGCCAGGCGCGGCGGTCACCGTGCTCGGCGTGCCGGACCGGCTGACCGGCGCCACCGACCTGCACGGCAGGTACACCATCGCCGGTGTGCCGGAAGGCGACTATCAGGTGGCCGCCGCCGCACCCGGCGTGTCACGGTCCGGCCCCGCGAACGTGCGGGTCCGTACCGGGACGGCGCGGCTGGACCTCGCGCTCCCGGCACCGCCTCCCACCGAACGGGTGTCCCTGACGGCCGATCACAAGCAGGCCGGTGGCGACGTGTGGTGGCCGCGCGTCAGCGCCGACGGCAACCACGTGGTGTACGCCAGCGCGGCGTCCAACCTGGTGCCCGACGACACCAACGACGACCTCGACGTCTTCGCGACCGACCTGCGCACCGGGGAGACCGAGCGGGTGTCGGTGGCGTCGGACGGCACGCAGGCCGACGCGTTCTCGCTGGTCCCGATGGTCAGCGCGGACGGCAGGTTCGTCGGGTTCAACAGCGGCGCCACCAACCTGGTCCCCGGTGACACCAACGGCGTGGCCGACACCTTCGTGCGCGACCGGCTGGCCGGCACGACCGAGCGGATCTCGGTGGGGCCGGACGGCACGCAGGCCGACGACATGTCGTCGCAGCCGTCGTTCAGCGCGGACGGCAGGTTCGCGGTCTTCATCAGCGACGCCACCAACCTGGTCGCCGGCGACACCAACGGCGTGACCGACGTGTTCGTACGCGACCGGGCCGCCGGCACGACCGAACGTGTGTCGGTCGGCGACGGCGGCGTGCAGGGTGAGGCGTCGTCGCGCGAGCAGAGCATCAGCGCCGACGGCCGCTACGTCGCGTTCGAGAGCGCGTCGGCGAACCTCGTCCCCGGTGACACCAACGGCGTGCACGACGTGTTCGTGCGCGACCGGGCCGCGGGGACGACCGAGCGGATCCCCGTGCCGGACGGAACCGAGCCAGGGAGCCCGGTCATCAGCGCCGACGGCCAGGTCGTGGTGTACATGGCGGGGTTCCAGATCTTCGTCTATGACCGGAAGGCCGGCACGACGACGCGGGTGTCGGCGGCCCTGGACGGCACACCGGCCGACAGCCTGTCGTTCGCGCCGTCCCTCAGCGACGACGGCCGCACCGTCGCCTTCTACACCTACGCCGCGAACCTGGTGCCGGGTGACACCAACGGCCAGACCGACGTCTACGTGCGCGACCTGGCCGCCGGCACGCTCGAACGGGTCTCAGGCGGACTCGGTGGCGCGGAAGGCGACGGCACGTCCGAACTTCCGGCGCTCAGCGGCGACGGACGGTACGTCGCCTTCCAGAGCACGTCGGCGAACCTCGTGGACGGTGACACCAACCGCAGGTCCGACATCTTCCTGCACGACCGCCGACCCGGCCCCGAGCCGCGGTTCGCCGTGTCCACGCTGGAGATCACCCCGGCCACCGCGCACCCCGGCCGTCCGGTCCGCGTCACGGCGTGGGTGAAGAACGTCGGCGAGAAGGCCGGCGCGTACGTCGCCGACCTGGTGGTCGGCGACCGGCCCGAGCCACGCCGCACCGTCCAGGCCGCCCCCGGCACGGCGGTGCGCCTCACCTTCGAGGTACGCCGCACCGAACCCGGCACCTACACCGTGCGCCTCGGCCCGCTCACCGGCACCTTCACCGTGTCCAGGCGCTGACCCCGCGGCCGTCCGGACCATCCTCCCGGCCGGCCCGACCCCGTCCCATGGCCGGACCCACTCCCCCGGCCGTCTGACCCCGTCCCGTGGCCGGACCGTCCCGCCGGCCGGCCACGGGACGCCGTACGATCCCGGTGGCCGTACGATCCTGGTGTCGGTCGCACCGCAGCGAAACCGGGAGGTCCCCTTGACCGGCCCGCCGCCACCCCCCTCGGGGCACGACTCCCCCATCAGGACCGAGCGCCTCACCTTGCACCCACTGCAGGTGTCCGACGCCGAGGAGATGGCCGCGGTCCTGTCGTCCCCCGCTCTCTACGTCTACACCGGCGGCACCCCGCCGACCCCCGCCGCGCTGCGTGCCCGTTACGAGATCCAGGTCCGCGGCCACTCACCGGACGGCACCGAGGAGTGGCGCAACTGGATCCTCCGCCTCCACCCCGGCGGCACGGCCGTCGGCACCGTCCAGGCCACCATCCCCACCGGTTCCTCGTGGGCCGAGATCGCCTGGATCGTCGGCGAGCCGTGGCAGGGCCGGGGGTACGCCAAGGAGGCCGCCGCCGCGCTGGCCGGCTGGCTGGCGGCCCGCGGCGTCCCGGTCGTGCAGGCCCACATCCACCCCGGCCACCAGGCCTCGATGGCCGTGGCCGCGCATCTGGGCCTCGTCCCCACCTCGCGCTTCGACGACGGTGAGCGCCTGTGGCGCGGCACCGTCCCCCTCCCTCGCGCGGAGCCTTGAGCAGATGGCCCGCTCAGGAGGCCAGTTCGCGTTCGATGCTTCTCAGGTTGTGGCGGGCCAGGGCCAGATTGGCGCGCTCGCGGTTGAGGGCCAGGTACAGGAACAGGGAGCTGCCGGTGTTCGGGATGAGGCGGATGATGTGGTACTGACGGTCCAGCGTGATCAGGATGTCCTCGATCCGCTCGTCGAGGTTGAGTGAGGCCAGCGCACGCAGCTTGGCCCTGACGACCTCGGTGTTCGCCGCCGCCGCGACTTCGACGTCGAGCTCACGGCCGCCGCCGATGTAGCCGAGCGACATGCCGCTCTCGTAGTCGACGAGCGCGACGCCGATGGCGCCGGTGATGGTCATGGCTTCTTTGAGAGCGGTGTCGATGTTCATCTGCTTCTTTCCTGAAAGGCAAGTCCGACAGAAGTCTTGACCGTTTGATGATCAACAGTGACACACTGTCGGTTTACGGATACGGAGGCATTAAAGTACCGTTAGCCACCGCCGATAGTGAAGGGCCGATGCGTATCCGTCACCACCGGCGGCCACGCTCCGAGGCGGTTCACCGGTGTTCCCGCCTCCCGTAGGAAGGCGGGAACATGCGTCTCCCCGTTTTCCCCACCTCAGGCCCCACCCTGTGGACCGTCGGCATCCGCCGGCTTTTCCGCAGGTCAGCTCCATATATCGGACAGGAGAACATGAACGGCCCCGACCCTGAGCCCTCTGGCACCGGCACGGGCCCGATCGAACCGGTCCTGCTGAGCTGCGGCGAGGAGGGGTTCACCGGGACGCTCAGGGCCGACGGCGACCCCGGCGGCACCGTCCT
The window above is part of the Sphaerisporangium rubeum genome. Proteins encoded here:
- a CDS encoding GNAT family N-acetyltransferase, translating into MTGPPPPPSGHDSPIRTERLTLHPLQVSDAEEMAAVLSSPALYVYTGGTPPTPAALRARYEIQVRGHSPDGTEEWRNWILRLHPGGTAVGTVQATIPTGSSWAEIAWIVGEPWQGRGYAKEAAAALAGWLAARGVPVVQAHIHPGHQASMAVAAHLGLVPTSRFDDGERLWRGTVPLPRAEP